In Coriobacteriia bacterium, one genomic interval encodes:
- a CDS encoding class I SAM-dependent methyltransferase has product MAEASELRMDALLGIRTTGRDESHADQDSNPYEPTPYAVLDRLANSGLVGKRNVLVDYGCGKGRVGLYLAYQARCRSIGVERDPLLHEAALRNAATARFLQGPYSAGRVTFERADAAQYVPPAQADRFYFFNPFSAVVFERVLDRIRRSLDGAPREAIVLLYYPDDEYRDVLARTSWLEPAGQVDCRDLFCAETGAGGSDPREVVLAFRG; this is encoded by the coding sequence GTGGCAGAGGCCTCCGAGCTGCGGATGGACGCCCTGCTGGGTATTCGCACCACCGGGCGCGACGAGTCGCATGCCGATCAGGACAGCAACCCTTACGAGCCCACGCCCTACGCGGTGCTCGATCGTTTGGCGAACAGCGGCTTGGTAGGCAAGCGTAACGTGCTCGTGGACTACGGCTGCGGCAAAGGGCGCGTGGGTCTTTACCTCGCGTATCAGGCGCGGTGCCGCTCGATCGGTGTGGAGCGCGATCCGCTGCTTCACGAGGCCGCGCTGCGCAATGCGGCGACCGCGCGCTTCTTGCAGGGCCCGTACTCCGCCGGCCGCGTGACGTTCGAGCGGGCCGACGCTGCCCAGTACGTGCCTCCGGCGCAGGCCGATCGCTTCTACTTCTTCAACCCGTTCTCCGCCGTGGTGTTCGAACGCGTCCTCGACCGGATTCGCCGCTCGCTTGATGGCGCCCCGCGCGAAGCCATCGTGCTTCTCTACTATCCCGACGACGAGTACCGCGACGTTTTAGCGCGCACCTCGTGGTTGGAGCCTGCTGGCCAGGTAGACTGCCGCGACCTGTTTTGCGCGGAGACTGGCGCCGGCGGCAGCGACCCTCGCGAGGTGGTGCTTGCGTTTCGCGGCTAG